A genomic stretch from Theobroma cacao cultivar B97-61/B2 chromosome 4, Criollo_cocoa_genome_V2, whole genome shotgun sequence includes:
- the LOC18601046 gene encoding teosinte glume architecture 1, producing the protein MDLDSEDSALGLSQLEDKGQNNGGLSVDSKLGGLRNVRVKSLNKFKNSRGLKMESPPSGSIKRSAVAEGNVRISCLVDGCKSDLGKYREHYRRHRVCEHHSKDPVVTIGGEEQRFCQQCSRFHAVGEFDEEKRSCRKRLDGHNRRRRKHRPESLFTSAESNLGSTILQFSDATPATVYDSYEQLDLVGRLKPPNPLACIKHVENREFAGLLTHDHERINQVIPVVSDGRRFANVIPSSEGGRGSQKMQANGIIRPIDSYCALSLLSPLVPLHTNVIHSIAQASNSHGGMGQPFSSTLIPERNQTLQWQHDPSSLAQKIARRPGLDYI; encoded by the exons ATGGATTTAGACTCTGAGGATTCCGCTTTGGGTTTGTCTCAGCTGGAGGATAAGGGACAGAACAATGGAGGACTCTCGGTGGACTCGAAGCTTGGTGGATTGAGAAATGTGAGAGTCAAGTCACTGAATAAGTTTAAGAACTCCAGGGGCTTGAAAATGGAGTCACCACCTTCAGGGTCAATCAAGAGATCTGCTGTGGCTGAAGGAAATGTGAGAATATCATGCTTGGTTGATGGCTGCAAATCTGATCTTGGAAAATACAGGGAACACTACAGGCGCCATAGGGTCTGTGAGCACCACTCCAAGGACCCGGTTGTCACCATTGGGGGTGAAGAGCAAAGGTTCTGTCAGCAATGCAGCAG GTTTCATGCTGTAGGGGAGTTTGATGAGGAGAAAAGGAGCTGCAGGAAACGTCTTGATGGGCATAACAGGCGCCGAAGAAAACATCGGCCGGAATCTTTGTTCACCAGCGCTG AATCAAATTTAGGTAGCACAATCTTGCAATTCAGCGACGCAACCCCTGCAACGGTTTATGATAGTTATGAGCAATTGGATCTTGTTGGTAGACTAAAGCCTCCAAATCCCTTGGCTTGCATCAAACATGTAGAAAACAGAGAGTTCGCTGGCCTGCTGACACATGACCATGAAAGGATCAACCAAGTAATCCCTGTGGTTTCTGATGGTCGACGGTTTGCCAATGTCATTCCTTCGTCAGAGGGTGGCAGAGGTAGCCAAAAGATGCAAGCCAATGGGATAATCCGACCCATCGATTCCTACTGTGCTCTCTCTCTTCTGTCACCACTTGTGCCTCTGCACACAAATGTCATCCATTCAATAGCACAGGCCTCTAACTCTCACGGTGGTATGGGTCAGCCTTTTAGCTCAACTCTGATCCCTGAGAGGAACCAGACTTTGCAGTGGCAACACGATCCATCAAGCTTGGCCCAAAAAATTGCTAGACGACCAGGCCTGGATTACATATAA